A single Biomphalaria glabrata chromosome 2, xgBioGlab47.1, whole genome shotgun sequence DNA region contains:
- the LOC106072513 gene encoding uncharacterized protein LOC106072513, translating to MIVTLPEAPEKVVHCNAQTLHNENNGAPLHSVSEQSFSGQNNGGVYYQSYASVSREFQGSASVTRDYQACATTTRDFQNCAFPPRDTFTAHWSSCQQRLNRSCMGDITVNNNNGEPNDKIISLDKQSIDAREAGNHQSSNSNSAGPCSPDISNFPSSFIDFSSPFSMYTSAQYSRPHHLDSLHSGYDAVSFSSLIHDSSSLDSFTGKRKPPKCYEISRLGATERERTRMHMLNDAFDELRKVVPKSNLSEHQKLSKIATLRLAIHYISALAATLKATGAEIRLVKDTGVCDRRGRRRGRGGRHKRLPEHYFPCPTVTMARNDIPAGAGYYQQQIHQVQGFPPQSLCTSQQQLRESSSSHHPNQQAHLHDNPQHHPQPMSHHHPHHYQMHGRCQENLGRQRSVFGDNASMQLLCSL from the coding sequence ATGATAGTTACACTACCAGAGGCTCCGGAGAAGGTCGTGCACTGTAATGCACAGACTCTGCACAACGAAAACAATGGAGCACCGCTACACTCCGTTTCGGAGCAGAGTTTTTCAGGACAGAACAACGGCGGAGTCTACTACCAAAGCTATGCGTCTGTGTCGCGTGAATTTCAGGGCTCTGCGTCAGTGACGCGAGACTACCAGGCCTGTGCGACAACGACGCGTGACTTTCAGAACTGCGCATTTCCGCCGCGAGACACATTTACTGCACACTGGTCTAGTTGTCAACAGCGATTAAATCGCAGCTGCATGGGCGACATAACAGTGAACAATAATAATGGTGAACCGAATGACAAGATTATCAGTTTGGACAAACAGAGTATCGATGCTCGAGAGGCTGGAAATCATCAAAGCAGCAACAGCAACAGCGCAGGTCCATGCAGTCCAGACATTTCGAACTTTCCTTCGTCATTTATTGATTTCAGCTCGCCATTCTCCATGTACACCTCTGCCCAGTACTCAAGGCCTCACCATCTTGACAGCTTGCACTCTGGATACGACGCTGTTTCCTTTTCCTCTTTGATTCATGACTCTTCCAGTCTTGATTCTTTTACAGGAAAACGAAAGCCTCCCAAATGTTACGAGATTTCTCGCCTGGGCGCCACCGAGCGCGAACGCACCAGAATGCATATGCTTAACGACGCCTTTGATGAGCTTCGCAAAGTGGTTCCCAAATCAAACCTAAGCGAGCACCAGAAACTCTCCAAAATCGCCACCCTTCGTTTGGCCATTCATTACATTTCTGCTCTCGCTGCCACACTGAAAGCTACGGGTGCTGAGATTCGCCTAGTCAAAGACACCGGGGTGTGCGACAGACGTGGCAGGAGGAGGGGCCGAGGTGGCAGACATAAAAGGCTTCCAGAACATTATTTCCCATGTCCGACGGTCACCATGGCGCGCAACGACATACCGGCGGGTGCAGGCTACTACCAGCAACAAATTCACCAAGTTCAAGGCTTCCCTCCTCAGTCTCTCTGTACGTCGCAGCAGCAGCTTCGCGAGTCGTCGTCGTCTCATCATCCCAACCAGCAGGCTCACCTGCACGACAACCCTCAACATCATCCCCAGCCAATGAGTCATCATCACCCACACCATTATCAGATGCACGGGAGATGCCAAGAGAATCTAGGACGACAGAGGTCTGTCTTTGGTGACAATGCCAGCATGCAACTTTTGTGTTCACTGTGA